The following proteins are encoded in a genomic region of Montipora foliosa isolate CH-2021 chromosome 8, ASM3666993v2, whole genome shotgun sequence:
- the LOC138013411 gene encoding major facilitator superfamily domain-containing protein 6-like, which yields MKVTTLVMSREASHGQLGTESCVDEHYPNCACCLIDRKYIIPKMFYLFYFAGLGAVLPYQPLFYKDLGIPAKKAGIISGIQPFVSFLFTPVWGAVADKFQKGRFIFVMSFTALTAVGIAYILTPMPHCEDAYGRRSLCAIQSKGNYSILYKFSQQIIESHDLNRWPIQAEESESNLQTRESKQHEVDEGIDVFLYLLLVSLFGTLFSCPSLPLGDAAVVCKLRKNNDVHKYGKQKRWASIGWGVAAFSFGAIISDRYLCPDIPQQKAVIDYSLCFYGSIVLKLLALFSGFRLDFNMNGDNKGDQSPGIKEETRGAMEVLKAIREPRFLAFLVVVLYSGMTFGMIMGFFFWHLKDNSAPHILFSIIPVIRSVADVIVYTISPHIITLIGVRNLIYLVLVGYITRLTCFTFVSSAWAFIPLELLSGLTSAGGWAAFVAFIAYHSVEGAPATLQGILHAAYHGIGHGLGRVIGGFLFSSLGSKATFSIFGGFGIIMLIMYFTVNKAFENT from the exons ATGAAGGTAACAACACTAGTGATGTCAAGAGAGGCAAGTCACGGTCAACTTGGCACGGAATCCTGCGTAGACGAACATTATCCAAACTGCGCTTGCTGCTTAATCGACAGGAAATACATCATTCCCAAAatgttttacttattttattttgccGGACTTGGCGCCGTGTTGCCCTATCAACCACTGTTTTATAAGGACCTTGGAATACCGGCCAAGAAGGCAGGAATAATTTCAGGTATCCAGCCATTTGTATCATTTTTATTTACTCCAGTGTGGGGTGCCGTGGCTGACAAATTTCAGAAGGGAAGGTTTATATTCGTCATGTCATTTACAGCGCTGACCGCCGTAGGAATAGCTTATATCTTGACTCCAATGCCGCACTGCGAGGATGCATACGGAAGAAGAAGCCTTTGTGCGATACAATCGAAAGGAAATTATTCTATTCTTTATAAATTCTCTCAGCAAATAATTGAGTCACACGATCTAAATCGATGGCCGATACAAGCTGAAGAATCCGAGTCCAATCTACAGACGCGAGAGAGCAAACAACATGAAGTTGATGAGGGGATCGACGTATTTTTGTACTTGTTGTTGGTCAGTTTATTTGGCACCCTCTTCTCGTGCCCAAGCCTTCCTCTGGGAGACGCGGCTGTTGTGTGCAAGTTACGTAAAAACAATGATGTACACAAATATGGCAAGCAAAAGAGGTGGGCCTCTATTGGCTGGGGTGTAGCAGCTTTCTCTTTTGGGGCAATTATCAGTGACAGGTATCTTTGTCCAGACATACCACAACAGAAGGCAGTAATCGACTACAGTCTCTGCTTCTATGGGTCCATAGTACTGAAACTGCTGGCCCTTTTTTCAGGCTTTCGGCTCGACTTTAATATGAACGGGGATAATAAGGGCGACCAAAGTCCTGGAATTAAGGAGGAGACACGTGGTGCCATGGAAGTCTTAAAAGCCATTAGAGAGCCACGTTTTCTTGCATTCCTTGTGGTTGTTCTCTATAGTGGAATGACTTTCGGCATGATTATGGGTTTCTTTTTTTGGCATCTAAAAGACAACTCTGCTCCACATATTTTGTTCAGTATTATCCCAGTGATTCGATCTGTAGCGGATGTTATTGTTTACACAATATCTCCTCATATAATTACCTTAATCGGTGTCCGAAACCTTATTTACCTCGTTCTGGTGGGGTACATAACGCGATTGACTTGTTTCACGTTCGTTAGTAGTGCCTGGGCATTTATTCCTCTTGAGCTTTTGTCCGGGCTGACATCTGCTGGGGGCTGGGCCGCTTTTGTGGCTTTTATCGCGTATCATTCCGTGGAAGGTGCTCCTGCTACGCTTCAAG GAATCCTTCACGCGGCGTACCATGGTATCGGTCATGGACTGGGGCGAGTCATCGGTGGCTTTCTATTCAGTTCCTTGGGATCAAAAGCAACATTTTCCATATTTGGTGGTTTTGGAATCATAATGTTGATAATGTACTTCACAGTTAACAAAGCCTTCGAAAATacttaa
- the LOC138013410 gene encoding major facilitator superfamily domain-containing protein 6-like — translation MSWVSQERNGSNTNGFTCFSNVDKRTWLSKAFYTSFYFAIGTLFPYLPVYYKQLKLSSHQNGILIGIRPLIQFCCTPLWGACADQFCKSKAILLVSVLGWLVSNFLLLLVPVDNDPILCDFYNTNYEDGISYSGNRTVLNNFVCREHMKLTDVYSRISSPPTVPFFPFSFRYFQDTCSVRLRDKNDTTEAKEKPESHIFNMTISSNHSFHDDPIPNNNKYVSCDSSQFIYLLVVTVLGTVIAAPAQALADTATLQSLRGETHKYGRVRLWGSLGWGVGGFSIGAAISSNEVKNHCGEVVIDYGPCFYVYAAAMSIALLCATQFQFNQDEDFLDGPDAQKAQVTKVIEGLGVFRNPQFCFVIFIAFFCGSATGFIETFLFWYLHELGGDQLLFSVINGFNCAAEVCVFFVTDRLLCFFGHINVIYLALFCYSLRFIYFYFIQSPWYVLPAELLQGITTAALWSSCVSFVGLHPGVSNTVQGILNGVYMGLGFATGGFMGGLLVHISGMKLAFLFYALASFCFLLIFVVINTIYEI, via the coding sequence ATGTCCTGGGTGTCTCAGGAGCGAAACGGATCAAACACAAATGGATTTACATGTTTTTCAAACGTTGACAAAAGAACTTGGCTATCCAAAGCATTTTACACTTCATTCTACTTTGCTATTGGGACGCTTTTTCCTTATTTACCGGTTTACTACAAGCAGTTAAAATTGTCGTCACATCAGAATGGGATACTCATTGGAATTCGGCCGTTAATTCAATTTTGCTGTACGCCTCTATGGGGCGCATGTGCTGATCAGTTCTGTAAGAGCAAGGCTATTTTACTTGTATCTGTGTTGGGCTGGCTGGTTTCAAACTTCCTATTATTGCTGGTTCCTGTTGACAATGATCCAATACTGTGCGATTTTTATAATACAAATTACGAGGATGGTATTTCATATTCAGGCAATCGAACTGTCCTTAACAACTTTGTTTGCCGTGAGCACATGAAATTGACGGACGTTTACTCAAGAATATCTTCCCCACCCACAGTACCATTCTTTCCATTCTCTTTCCGATATTTTCAGGATACTTGCAGTGTGAGATTAAGAGACAAGAATGACACAACAGAAGCAAAGGAAAAGCCCGAAAGCCACATTTTTAATATGACCATTTCAAGTAACCACTCTTTCCATGATGATCCAATCCCCAACAATAACAAATACGTAAGCTGCGACTCTTCGCAATTTATTTACCTTCTCGTGGTGACTGTCTTGGGTACTGTTATCGCGGCTCCTGCCCAGGCCCTTGCAGATACAGCCACTCTTCAAAGTCTTCGAGGCGAAACTCACAAGTATGGTAGAGTTCGATTGTGGGGATCTTTGGGATGGGGTGTTGGTGGATTTTCTATTGGCGCCGCGATCAGCTCCAATGAAGTAAAGAATCACTGCGGTGAAGTTGTTATTGATTACGGTCCATGCTTCTATGTTTACGCAGCGGCAATGAGCATAGCCCTGCTCTGTGCAACTCAATTCCAGTTTAATCAGGATGAAGATTTTCTTGATGGTCCGGATGCACAGAAGGCGCAGGTTACCAAAGTTATCGAAGGTCTTGGTGTCTTTCGAAATCCTCAattctgttttgttatttttattgcgTTTTTCTGCGGATCAGCTACGGGTTTTAtagaaacatttttgttttggtatcTTCATGAATTAGGAGGTGATCAGCTCTTATTTAGTGTCATTAACGGCTTCAACTGTGCAGCCGAAGTTTGTGTATTCTTCGTAACTGATAGGCTTCTATGCTTTTTCGGTCACATTAATGTCATCTatcttgctttgttttgttattcCCTCCGTTTTATTTACTTCTACTTCATTCAAAGCCCTTGGTATGTTTTGCCAGCGGAGTTGCTCCAAGGAATTACTACTGCAGCATTGTGGTCGTCTTGTGTGTCTTTTGTTGGCTTACATCCGGGAGTCTCCAACACTGTTCAAGGTATTTTAAATGGTGTTTACATGGGCCTGGGATTCGCAACTGGCGGCTTCATGGGCGGATTACTTGTACACATCTCAGGAATGAAATTGGCTTTTCTTTTCTACGCCCTTGCTAGCTTTTGCTTTCTTCTCATTTTTGTTGTCATAAACACTATCTATGAAATTTAA
- the LOC138013407 gene encoding uncharacterized protein, whose protein sequence is MVGEQRKRGSGTNTTSVPKNYWWKRIHNLNTGSKLQDVSGSFNCAEKFSALVSCQRGYGSVAFYAFFSLFILTFLYVIWKIVCAHSRSVRRPGSGNSTTVSKLNPTTHAPTYHISTFSWLQNESVFGHSDQSTTSPPSFHNESSRENSNPAIFNSPVNEKHSTISSSNNINPPRTNHPWLKNHYPSWTSSQIPENPLYDFYPRMFNTDEPLLDNPNYPQEPYPTVYNSGLPAVQYPYVFNYHSHPPILHDYPDRRFKFQKPTSTPFPYNANSFGMSNERQVEMLPYSTKTIPFRSPYVLPTYKNMQTKGFRDNRYHGDDSQQDSEVDVTTSPSPLITFFKDSTNNADNHRHQSKKKRRRRKKLAWRRRKEKGKKGNGVRHRWRQDYSKHKEKDNKRNLKRATFNRHHIVSNSGKSTKDSTQKHINKSKQGKHHGTQLRHTYAIQQATSHQRRRISTRMHHHREKTNENKDYTAHSKRKQHIQHLLPQKRAQINRRIEHKHVGLYHLKRLHLKVQHKSLRVGSLKGHKTSLKHVRKTRSRQIHHHRIRNVRVRHKHHSGHHKVLDFRQYRQYRKHHSIHDEVRGKWKVSRHRIRTCKLIDQFSTRGTVKMTRTKEKGRFVHTLLMCGVVKLRIRRYHRSKYSMRYAQICRKKWYLTKGIIVVDRRTNKQEIPRYKVRICKLSYVRSVKHLPANGKETRVWDISAMLAHKMEKQHRKELHDVSALTKHGHQHHHNNKNTKRYKKGKRKRNGKLLSRTFHQVMKRKRRKKLSKSKSHKDKHTIHKVRRSKLKGLQKKRKNHYGAKEKKYERKSKRKSKGKGKTDVKPSDEKFYRNLLKVLKLAKVYDMKKFNRTQSQVFDSLEAVLTKSQIRKKHSKQSKKKTEMDLRMNKTRKHPSKRIMAPKDKKKTNVKREDNIQALIAKLLPAVLRSMQNVTKAGNSMATTKAMTKPTLKVTSKTTRSTMKTTFTSQTPSTAKRKSNNYNIEDILKNILPLIVKKDQKANGDSLRDAQPRIKPEHYTVPSKHTTPRVTTNDLGLTNLLSRLDMGNLISNNLRITTVAKNRPSTRPSVIHNIPSRLPITKHKPSPAVPSPTSRQTDVVLQSPPDETSIETPTRLPTSPPGLPYDPISASEGRRVSASLKIPMEPSSLAQQTGSLSQGTGSSVSSFSSPGNSDPLSRNILCFGDSITSGFYNHGHSFHPYSQRLSQLLNSDGRIKYHFKTSGKVREMAHGSMARRLPQVLGNSSRFDWVIILGGTNDVAHVKNFGDDDSFMNQLISVWRPRIVRDIEVLHEIAHKYGARTLLLTIPETAYEAWPNFKTLWVMRRRINEDLRDYARRSKGSTVLCDLATKMPRHSLPLQTQNLLWADHLHLTPYGYDKMADIVYQCLRPYLRK, encoded by the coding sequence ATGGTTGGAGAGCAAAGAAAACGAGGATCTGGGACAAATACCACGTCAGTGCCGAAGAATTACTGGTGGAAAAGAATTCATAACTTAAATACAGGATCAAAGCTTCAGGACGTCAGTGGTAGTTTTAATTGCGCAGAGAAATTTAGCGCATTGGTTTCTTGCCAACGTGGTTACGGCTCAGTGGCGTTctatgcatttttttctttgttcattttGACGTTCCTTTACGTGATTTGGAAGATTGTTTGTGCCCATTCCCGCTCAGTGAGACGACCTGGATCTGGTAACTCGACAACTGTCTCAAAGTTAAACCCTACGACACATGCGCCAACTTACCACATCAGCACATTCTCCTGGTTGCAAAATGAAAGTGTCTTCGGTCACAGTGATCAAAGTACAACGAGCCCTCCTTCCTTTCACAACGAAAGTTCGCGAGAGAATTCAAATCCAGCAATCTTCAATTCTCCTGTAAACGAGAAACACAGTACAATTTCTTCAAGCAATAATATTAATCCTCCACGAACAAACCATCCTTGGCTTAAAAATCATTATCCTTCTTGGACGTCAAGTCAGATCCCGGAAAATCCTTTGTATGACTTCTATCCCAGGATGTTTAATACTGATGAGCCATTGTTAGATAATCCAAATTATCCTCAAGAACCGTATCCTACAGTTTATAATTCGGGATTACCCGCTGTCCAATATCCTTACGTGTTTAATTACCATTCACATCCTCCAATTTTACACGATTACCCTGACAGAAGGTTTAAATTTCAGAAACCGACTTCCACTCCTTTTCCTTACAACGCAAATTCCTTTGGCATGTCCAACGAACGTCAGGTAGAAATGTTGCCGTATTCTacgaaaaccataccctttagGTCTCCCTATGTGTTACCAACCTACAAGAACATGCAAACAAAAGGATTCCGTGACAACAGATATCATGGAGATGACAGTCAACAAGACTCAGAGGTAGATGTAACAACGTCGCCGTCACCTCtgattacatttttcaaagacagtACCAACAATGCTGATAACCACAGGCACCagtcaaaaaagaaaaggaggaGGCGAAAAAAGTTGGCATGGAGGCGCAgaaaagagaaaggaaagaaggGAAATGGAGTACGACACCGTTGGAGGCAGGATTACTCTAAacataaagaaaaagataacaaaagaaatttaaaaagagCAACTTTCAACAGACACCACATCGTAAGTAATAGCGGGAAGTCCACGAAAGATTCTACGCAGAAGCATATAAACAAATCAAAGCAGGGAAAACATCATGGAACTCAATTAAGACATACGTATGCCATTCAACAAGCGACTAGTCACCAAAGAAGGCGCATTTCAACACGAATGCATCACCATCGTGAAAAGACAAACGAGAACAAAGATTACACAGCGCATTCAAAACGCAAGCAGCACATTCAACACTTGCTGCCCCAAAAACGAGCGCAAATTAATCGAAGAATTGAGCATAAACACGTCGGGCTTTATCACTTGAAGAGGTTGCATCTTAAAGTACAGCACAAATCTCTACGTGTAGGAAGTCTTAAGGGCCACAAAACGAGTCTTAAACACGTCAGAAAGACACGGTCTCGACAAATTCATCATCACCGTATTAGAAATGTACGTGTTCGCCACAAACACCACAGTGGACATCACAAGGTTCTAGACTTTAGACAGTACAGACAGTATCGAAAGCATCACTCTATACACGATGAAGTTAGAGGCAAATGGAAAGTCAGTCGACATCGAATCAGAACTTGTAAACTTATTGACCAGTTCTCTACGCGAGGAACCGTTAAAATGACAAGGACAAAAGAAAAGGGTAGATTTGTTCACACACTGCTAATGTGTGGGGTCGTTAAATTGAGAATAAGAAGATACCATCGAAGCAAGTATTCCATGCGATACGCGCaaatatgcaggaaaaaatgGTATCTGACTAAGGGAATAATAGTTGTGGACAGGCGGACGAATAAGCAGGAAATTCCGAGATACAAAGTTCGGATTTGCAAGTTGTCTTATGTCCGTTCTGTTAAACACTTGCCGGCCAACGGCAAGGAAACAAGGGTTTGGGATATTTCTGCCATGCTTGCTCATAAAATGGAGAAACAGCATAGAAAGGAGCTCCATGATGTCTCTGCGCTTACCAAGCACGGACATCAGCACCATCATAACAATAAAAACACGAAACGGTACAAAAAAGGCAAACGAAAAAGGAACGGTAAATTGCTTTCGAGAACATTTCATCAGgttatgaaaagaaaaagacgAAAAAAATTGTCTAAGTCCAAATCCCATAAAGACAAGCACACGATCCATAAAGTGAGGAGAAGTAAATTAAAAGGactgcaaaagaaaagaaagaaccaCTATggagcaaaggaaaagaaatatgaaaggaaaagtaaaaggaaaagcaaaggaaaaggaaagactGATGTGAAGCCATCAGATGAAAAATTCTACAGAAATCTGTTGAAAGTACTGAAGCTTGCTAAggtttatgacatgaaaaaaTTTAACAGGACTCAGAGCCAGGTTTTTGACTCGCTGGAGGCCGTTCTTACAAAGAGCCAGATAAGGAAGAAGCACTCTaaacaaagtaaaaagaaaactgaaatgGATCTAAGGATGAACAAGACCAGAAAACACCCTTCAAAAAGGATAATGGCACCAAAGGATAAAAAGAAAACGAATGTAAAAAGAGAAGATAATATTCAGGCGTTGATCGCAAAACTTCTTCCCGCAGTACTAAGGAGCATGCAAAATGTCACCAAAGCTGGAAACAGCATGGCAACGACGAAGGCAATGACGAAACCAACACTCAAAGTGACATCCAAGACCACAAGGTCAACAATGAAAACTACATTCACCTCTCAGACGCCATCAACGGCTAAGCGAAAGAGCAATAATTATAACATCGAGGATATTTTGAAAAACATCCTTCCATTGATTGTTAAAAAAGATCAAAAAGCAAATGGCGATTCTTTACGAGATGCTCAGCCAAGAATTAAGCCAGAACATTATACAGTACCATCAAAGCACACAACTCCAAGAGTAACCACAAATGACCTTGGGTTAACGAATCTTTTGTCAAGGTTAGACATGGGAAATctgatttcaaataatttaagAATCACAACTGTTGCGAAGAATAGACCCTCAACGAGGCCTTCCGTTATACACAATATTCCTAGCCGACTACCGATAACAAAGCACAAACCCTCTCCTGCTGTTCCCTCGCCGACGTCAAGACAAACTGACGTAGTCCTTCAGAGCCCACCAGACGAAACGTCAATAGAAACCCCAACGCGTTTGCCAACTTCTCCACCTGGGCTTCCGTACGACCCCATCTCAGCATCTGAAGGGAGAAGAGTATCTGCCTCTCTGAAGATACCTATGGAGCCGTCTTCGTTGGCTCAGCAGACTGGTTCTCTTTCTCAAGGGACTGGCAGTAGTGTGAGCTCTTTTTCTTCACCGGGGAATTCTGATCCCTTGTCGAGAAATATACTTTGTTTTGGTGACAGTATAACTAGTGGATTTTATAATCACGGTCACAGCTTCCACCCATATAGTCAAAGACTAAGTCAACTTCTAAATTCTGACGGACGAATTAAGTACCATTTCAAGACCAGCGGCAAAGTGCGTGAGATGGCTCATGGAAGCATGGCACGACGCTTGCCACAAGTTCTCGGGAATAGCTCACGATTTGATTGGGTGATAATTTTAGGTGGCACCAATGACGTAGCGCATGTCAAGAACTTTGGGGATGACGATTCATTCATGAACCAACTGATCAGTGTTTGGAGGCCACGAATCGTTCGTGACATTGAAGTCCTCCACGAGATCGCTCATAAGTACGGTGCTCGGACACTCCTGCTTACTATTCCGGAAACAGCTTACGAGGCCTGGCCCAATTTTAAAACACTGTGGGTCATGCGAAGGAGAATCAACGAAGATTTAAGAGACTATGCTCGAAGATCAAAAGGAAGCACTGTACTGTGTGATTTAGCGACTAAGATGCCAAGGCATTCACTTCCTCTGCAGACTCAGAATCTCCTTTGGGCTGATCATCTGCATCTCACTCCCTACGGTTACGACAAAATGGCAGACATTGTGTACCAATGTTTAAGACCCTATTTAAGAAAATAG